CAGGCCCGCCACATCGCGCTGCTCGCGATCCGAGTACATGATCACGGCGGTGCCGGTGCGGCCCGCACGGCCCGTGCGGCCCGAGCGGTGCACGTAGGAGTCGGGATCCTGCGGCAGGTGGTACTGCACGACCAGATCGACCTCGGGAATGTCCAGGCCACGCGCGGCCACGTCGGTGGCCACCAGCACGCCCACGCGGCCGCTGCGGAAGGCGCCGAGGGCGCGTTCACGCTGCGTCTGCGCCAGGTCGCCGTGCAGCGCTTCGGCTTCCAGGCCGCGATGGATCAGTTCGTTGGCCAGTTCGTCCGCTTCACGCTTGGTGCGCGTGAACACGATGGCCTTTTCCGGGTTGTAGACGGTCAGCAGGTCGGCCAGCACGCGGGTTCGGCTGCGGCCCACCTTGATCTTCAGATGCTCCACGGTCTGCGCGGTCTGGTTGCGATCCTCGCCCACCACGTCCACCAGCACGGGGTCGTTCATGTACTTCTTGCTCAGGCGGCGCACGTCCCCGCTCAGCGTGGCGCTGAACAGCATCGTCTGGCGCTCTTCGGGCGTCTTCTGCAGGATCGTCTCGATGGCCTCGGCGAAGCCCACGGACAGCATCTCGTCGGCTTCATCCAGCACGGCGAACTTGACTTCGGTCAGGTCGAGGTTGCCGCGTTCCAGGTGGTCGATCAGGCGGCCGGGGGTGCCGACCACGATGTCCACGCCGCGGCGCAGCGCGCTTTCCTGCGGGCCGTAGGAGGCGCCGCCGTACACGGTCACGGTGACGAGTTCGCCGCCGCTCTTGGAGAACTCGTCCGCAACCTGCTTGGCGAGTTCGCGAGTCGGGGCGACGATGATGGCGCGGGGCAGACGACCACGTTCGCGGCTGGGCGCTAGCGCCTGGATGATCGGCAGCGCGAAGGCCAGGGTCTTGCCGGTGCCGGTGCGGGCCCGGCCGATCAGATCCTTGCCGGCCAGCGTCTGGGGCAGGCTCTCGACCTGGATGGAAGTGGCTTCCGTAATGCCGCGTTCAGCGAGGCGCGCCGCAAGTTCGGGCGCGATCAGTTGATCAAAATTCATTTGTAGTCCTTTTGGGAAAGTCCCCTGCGAACTACAAACGCCTTTGTCGCGAAAGCTCGTCCTGAGTGTGGGGCACTCTCCGGCCGCCGGGTGACTCCCGGTCGGCGCACAAGGAAGAAGCTTACAGGAAAGGTGGACGGAGTGCAAGTGGCAGACGGAATGGTGAGGCCACCCGATCCATTCCCGTCACGTTCTGACAACTAGCCCGGATCCGTGCCGTCCTGCTAGAATGCCCCGTTTCAGAACGTAGGGCGCAGTGTGTCTTACGCAACAGTCATAACCCGCCTGTGAGGCTGCATGCCGTCCGGGACAGGAAAAAAGGAGTATCGACCTTGCAGAGCAACCTGATCGTCCGTGGCGCGAAGGAACACAACCTCAAGGACATCACCGTGGAACTGCCACGCGACCAGTTCGTGGTGATCACGGGCGTGTCCGGCAGCGGCAAGAGTACCCTGGCCTTCGACACCATCTATGCCGAGGGCCAGCGCCGGTATGTCGAGTCGCTGAGCGCCTACGCCCGGCAGTTCCTGGGTCTGATGGAAAAGCCCGACGTGGAGAGCATCACGGGCCTGTCGCCGGCCATCTCCATCGACCAGAAGACCACAAGCCACAACCCGCGCAGCACGGTCGGCACCGTCACGGAAATCCACGATTACCTCAGGTTGCTGTACGCCCGCGTCGGCACGCCGTACTGCCCGATCTGCGGCCGCAAGATCGAGAAGCAGAGTCCCAGCGAGATCACGGATCGCCTGCTCGCGGGCTTCCTCGACAAGCGCGCGATCCTGCTCGCGCCGGTCGTGCGCGGCCGCAAGGGTGAGTACCGCAAGCTGTTCGGCGACCTGCGCCGTGAGGGCTTCGCGCGGGTGCGCGTGGACGGCACGCTGTACGAGCTGGAGGAAGCCGAGAAGCTGAAGCTGGAGAAGTTCGAGAAGCACGATGTGGACGTGGTCATCGACCGCGTGACGCTGCGCGAGAGTGACCGCAGCCGCGTGGCCGAGAGCGTGGAACTTGGACTGCGCCGGGGCGAGGGCCTGCTGCGCGTGCTGATGCCGGACGGCGCGGAGGACGGCAGCGCGCACGAGGAACTGTACTCGGAGAAATTCGCCTGCCCGGAACACGGCAGCGTGCTGGAGGAACTCGAACCGCGCAGCTTCAGCTTCAACAACCCGTACGGCGCGTGCCCGGACTGTGCGGGCCTGGGCAGCAAGCAGGAGTTCAGCCCGGAACTCGTGATCGACGAGCGGCTGAGCATCGCCGAGGGCGCCATCCTGCCGTGGAGCAAGAAGGGCACGGGCGGCGGCGTGTACTACTGGGACAAGCTCAAGGCCCTCTCGGAGCACCTGGAGTTCGACCTGAAGGCCCCGTGGCGCGACCTGAGCGCGAAGGCCCAGAAGGCCGTGCTGCACGGGCCGGGCCAGCCCTTCGAGGTCGTGTACCGGCGGGGCGGCAAGGAGACCATGCGTTTCATGACCGAGTTCGAGGGCGTCATCACGAACCTGGAGCGCCGCTACGCGGACACCGAGTCCGAGTTCATGCGCGAGAAGCTGGAAGAACTGATGGAACTGCGGCCCTGCCCGACCTGCGGCGGCACCCGCTACAAGCCGGAGATTCTGGCGGTGCGGGTGGGCGGCCTGAACATCTCGCAGGCCAGCGGCATGAGCGTGCTGGAAGCCGACGCGTACTTCCAGCAGCTTCAGGACAGCACGCTGGATCACGTGACCATCGAGCCGTTCCTGGCCGGACACCTGGGCGGCGAGGCAAAGGCCCACGCGCCCCGCAAGTACGAGTACGCCCTGAACGACTTCGGCACGGCCGTGTCCGCACCGATCCTCAAGGCGATCCGCACGCGCCTGAAGTTCCTGGTGGATGTGGGTCTGGACTACCTCTCCCTCGACCGCACCGCGAACACGCTGTCCGGCGGCGAGGCGCAGCGCATCCGCCTCGCCACGCAGGTCGGCTCGGGCCTGACCGGCGTGCTGTACGTGCTGGACGAGCCGTCCATCGGCCTGCACCCCAAGGACAACCACCGCCTGATCGGCACCCTCAAGCACCTGCGCGACCTGGGCAACACCCTGATCGTCGTGGAGCACGACGAGGACACCATGATGGAGGCCGACTACCTCGTGGATATGGGGCCGGGCGCCGGGGTGCA
The Deinococcus sp. KSM4-11 DNA segment above includes these coding regions:
- a CDS encoding DEAD/DEAH box helicase yields the protein MNFDQLIAPELAARLAERGITEATSIQVESLPQTLAGKDLIGRARTGTGKTLAFALPIIQALAPSRERGRLPRAIIVAPTRELAKQVADEFSKSGGELVTVTVYGGASYGPQESALRRGVDIVVGTPGRLIDHLERGNLDLTEVKFAVLDEADEMLSVGFAEAIETILQKTPEERQTMLFSATLSGDVRRLSKKYMNDPVLVDVVGEDRNQTAQTVEHLKIKVGRSRTRVLADLLTVYNPEKAIVFTRTKREADELANELIHRGLEAEALHGDLAQTQRERALGAFRSGRVGVLVATDVAARGLDIPEVDLVVQYHLPQDPDSYVHRSGRTGRAGRTGTAVIMYSDREQRDVAGLERITGVRFTERGLPTPKEVASASAKASADMVRKVDSDAASGFQAEAERLFSELGLEALSRALAKISGVTEPMKAASLLSGEEGLTTIILHGERLGVARTVALLARVGDVDTRRLGKVRQWRGGTVADVPSEFIAKLIAANPLEGEIQIEVAQELPELFEAPTRERQGGSYQGGGRSGRDEGGYRGNRGGGQGGGGQGRWSRDGGGSQGGGNRSSQGRGGNDRGQTSSRPREDFADREFRG
- the uvrA gene encoding excinuclease ABC subunit UvrA; this encodes MQSNLIVRGAKEHNLKDITVELPRDQFVVITGVSGSGKSTLAFDTIYAEGQRRYVESLSAYARQFLGLMEKPDVESITGLSPAISIDQKTTSHNPRSTVGTVTEIHDYLRLLYARVGTPYCPICGRKIEKQSPSEITDRLLAGFLDKRAILLAPVVRGRKGEYRKLFGDLRREGFARVRVDGTLYELEEAEKLKLEKFEKHDVDVVIDRVTLRESDRSRVAESVELGLRRGEGLLRVLMPDGAEDGSAHEELYSEKFACPEHGSVLEELEPRSFSFNNPYGACPDCAGLGSKQEFSPELVIDERLSIAEGAILPWSKKGTGGGVYYWDKLKALSEHLEFDLKAPWRDLSAKAQKAVLHGPGQPFEVVYRRGGKETMRFMTEFEGVITNLERRYADTESEFMREKLEELMELRPCPTCGGTRYKPEILAVRVGGLNISQASGMSVLEADAYFQQLQDSTLDHVTIEPFLAGHLGGEAKAHAPRKYEYALNDFGTAVSAPILKAIRTRLKFLVDVGLDYLSLDRTANTLSGGEAQRIRLATQVGSGLTGVLYVLDEPSIGLHPKDNHRLIGTLKHLRDLGNTLIVVEHDEDTMMEADYLVDMGPGAGVHGGEVVAVGTPEQVKHDKNSLTGKYLRGELKIEVPAERRRGNGKKLKVIGAREHNLQNVDIEIPLGTMTVVTGPSGSGKSTLIHDILHATLAKELNGAKTTPGKYDRIEGMEHLDKVIEIDQSPIGRTPRSNPATYTGVFTEIRDLFTRTPEARRRGYLAGRFSFNVKGGRCEHCKGDGVMKIEMNFLPDIYVPCEVCKGARYNRETLEVKYNGKTIADVLDLTVEDANTFFEAIPPIQRKMQLLLDVGLGYMRIGQPSTTLSGGEAQRIKLATELSKRATGKTIYILDEPTTGLHFEDVRKLMEVLQRLVEGGNTLVIIEHNLDVMKTGDHIIDLGPEGGVRGGLVVATGTPEEMAAHPTSHTGEYLRKVPGIVPQGQTVERELVGAAPARKGRAKKGAA